The sequence below is a genomic window from Gemmatimonadales bacterium.
GGCGCTGATGTACTGGTGGATGGTGGCGGAGTGACCCGGCTCGCCGGCAGCCCCCCGGCCGAGTACAGCGGCCCCAAGCGGTCGCTGATCCTGGCGGGAGGCGGGATGCGGGTGGCCTACCAGGCCGGCGTGCTCCGCGCGTTGTTGGAAGAGGGTCTCTGCTTTCATCACGCCGACGGAACCTCCGGCGGGACGATCAACCTCGCCATGCTCTTCTCCGGCCTGTCGCCGGAGGAGATGTGCGATCGCTGGCGGACGCTCCAGGTGAAGGATTTCGTCTCCTTCCTGCCCCTTCGGGAGTACCTCAAGGGATTCGACGTCCAGGCGATGGGAGATGCCGACGGGATCATCCGAAAGGTCTTTCCCCACCTCGGCATCGACCCGGGGCGGATCAACGCCGCCAACGGGATGGCCGGCACCTTCAACGTCTGCAACTACACCAGGAAGACCAACGAGGCCATTCCCCACGACCAGGTGGACCTCGACCTGCTGGTCGCCGGGATCTCGCTGCCGATCTTCATGCCGGCGGTGGCCCGGAGGGGCAGCCTCTACGTCGACAGCGTCTGGATCAAGGACGCCAACCTCATGGAGGCGGTGCGGCGCGGGGCGGACGAGCTCTGGCTGGTCTGGTGCATCGGGAACACGCCGCACTATCGCGACGGGCCGTTCTACCAGTACGTGCACATGATCGAGATCTCCGCCAACGGGGCGCTGTTCGAGGAGTTCGACCGCATCCGCGAGATCAACCGGCGGATCGCGGCGGGCGAGCACGTCGACGGACGGACCCGTCCCATCATGCTGCACGTGATCCGGCCGGAGTTCCCGCTGCCGCTCGATCCCGACTTCTACCTCGGACGGATCGACGCGGCCACCCTGATCGAGATGGGATACCAGGATGCCTGCCGCTATCTCGCTACCCGCGCCCCGACAGGGGTCGCCTTCGAGCCGGGAGTCACTGCCATGAAGCCGTCGGCCGTCGGCATCACCTTCCGTGAGACCATGGAGGGTCCCTTCGCGCTGGGCGCCGGGACCGCGGAGGAGGGAGCGCGCCAGGGAGAGGCGGTCAAGCCCAAGACCATGCTCACGCTGCACGCCACGATCACGATCGAGGACCTGGACGCATTCATCGCCGATTCCCGGCACGGAGGACGGCTCACCGGATCGGTGAGCTTCCCGCCGATGGGCGATCGGATTCCGGCGCGGACCGGGGTGTTTCGTCTGTTCTCTCCCGCGGAAGACCCGCGGATGCGATACATGGTCTACGAGATGGGCTTCACCCACCAGGGCACCGACTACTATCTGGCCGGAAAGAAGCGGGTCAAGGACGATCCGGGGCCGGATCTCTGGGCCGATACCACCACCCTGTTCACCCTGCTGCATCGCGGCCGGGACGACCAGGGACCCGTCGTCGGTGCGGGCATCCTCAGGCTGAGCATACCGGACCTGATGCGGCTGGTCCCGACGATGCACGCGACCGGGGCGGAGTCGCTGACCCAATCCGCCGCCGCGCTGGCCCGCTTCGGCAAGTTCTTCCTGGGACAGCTGTGGGAGCGGTACGGTAGCCTTGCCCCACCGCGTTAGGGCGGGAGCGCGACCGTGACCCGGGAACGCTGGTGGGGATCGCTGATCATCGCCGGCTGGCTGGTGGCGGGCGTGGGCTGGATGCCGTTCGCCGCCATGTCGGTGTTCCTGCCTCCCATCTCGATTCTTTACTGGACTGTCGTGGGGCTTCCGCTGTACCTGGCCACCTGGCGCTGGCTCCGACCCGGGCTCACCCGGATGGAGCGGTCGATTCTGGTGGCCGGCGGCCTGGGGTGGCTGCTGATCGATCTCTCCGTCGCCGCGTTGTTCCTCAAGCTGCCCTGGCCGCCCACGCTGCGTGAGGCCGTGACCCTGACCTGGCTCTACTTCCCTCCCTTTTCCGCACTGCTGTTCGGGGCCACCGTCCTCACCCGCCGGCGCCGGCTGCCGGCGCAATGACCCCTCCACTCCAGGGTGCCCGCGAAGGCAGCGACGCGGTCACCAGCTCGGGCCTTCCGTTCACCCGGAAGAAAATGGTGGACTGGCTGCATCCGACGCAGCTGGCGATCACCGCCGTCAAAGCGGCACTCTCGGGCGTCTTCGGCGCCTACACCGACAAGCGCGAGCTGCAGGCAGCCCTGCATCCGTGGACCGGCAGCCAGATCCGCTACGACGCCGATTACAGCAGTTACACGGGGAAGGATTTCTGGTTCGACTTTGTGGCCGACGTGGGAGATGGGTTCGACTCGACCTACTCCATCGCGTGGCTGCTGGCCCGGAGCGAGGTCATCCTGCCCGGTGAGGAGAGGCACCCCCTTCCACAGGGCAGGTTCCTGGTCCTCGGCGGCGACCAGGTGTACCCCACCGCGAGCCGCCTGGAGTACCAGAACCGATTTCGCGGTCCCTACGAGTCGGCGTTCCCGGGTGAGCCGGATCCCCACACGGACCCGAGTCTCTTCGCGCTGCCTGGCAATCACGACTGGTACGACGGCCTGACCAGCTTCATCCGGCTCTTCTGCCAGGAGCGCGGGATCGGCCGCTGGGCCACGCATCAGACCATGAGCTACTTCGCGCTCAAGCTGCCGAGCCGGTGGTGGCTCTGGGGCGTCGACATCCAACTCGAGTCGGACATCGACCGGCCGCAGATGCAGTTCTTCGACGCGGTCGCCAAGCAGATGCTGGTGGAGAGTCCCGCGGGCGAGGCCCCGCGCCTGATCCTTTGTACCGGCCAGCCGAGCTGGACGGAGTGCGGCCCGGAACCTCCCGACGGCCGTGGCATCCGCCACCCTGAGCCGGACCTGTTCGACAACGAGGCGTTCTTCGAGGACCGCATCATCCGGCGCAACGGCATCAGGCTGGCGGTGACGCTCTCGGGGGACCTGCATCACTACATGCGCTACACCGAGGCGCAGGAGCCGACGGGAGCCGCGGCGCCGGAGCAGGCCACGCAGCGGATCACATCCGGGGGCGGGGGCGCCTATCTCTACCCCACGCACCATATGCCCAAAGTGATCGAGCTGCCCGAGGGCATCTCCAAGGTACGCTACCAGCGGCAGGTGATGTTCCCCGATGAAGCCGAGTCCCGCCGGCTGGCCCACGGCGTCGGGTGGCTGCCGTTCCGGAACCGCTGGTTCACCTTCTTCCTGGGCATGGTGTACCTGATCTATGCCTGGACGCTGCAGAGCGCCAGCAAGGCCCATCCGATCTGCCCCCATGCCGGCCCTGGCACCGACTCGCTGATGGAGTGCATTCAGAGTCTCGGGGTCCGCAGTCTCGGCGAGGTACTCCTGGCCTTCGGGAAGGTCCTGCAGCACAGCCCCTCGAACGTGGTGTTCGGCGCGTTCGTGATCGTTGGGCTGTATTTGTTTCGTGCCTCGGAGGATCACTCGTGGACCCGCTGGTTCGGGGCCCTGCACGGCGTCGCGCATCTCGGGCTCTGCGCGCTCCTGATCTGGGGGATCTCGATCCTCGACCTGCGGGTCCGACATATGGAGGTCGACAGCCTGTGGCAGGCCCTCTGCTTCGGAGGGCTGATGCTGCTCGGCGGCGGCATCGCCGGCGCGTGGCTCTTCGCCGGGTACCTCTGGGCCGCGAGTAAGGACCACGCGTGCCACATGAATGAAGTCTTCTCCTCGCAGCACCTCGCCGGGTACAAGAACTTTCTTCGCCTGCGGATCAGCCCGGACGGGCTCTTGACGATCCACGCGATCGGCGTGCCCCAGGTTCCGACCGGAGACGCCTGGGTCGAGCGGGTGTCACCGGACCCCGGCGAGTCGCAGTTCGCGCCGCCCGAGAACACCATCGCCGTGCGCCGCATCGACGGTCCGATCCTTTGTCGTTGAGGAGGATGCCTGGATGGCCAATCAGTTCGACGTGATCATCATCGGCAGCGGCTTCGGAGGGGCGGTGACGGCGTGCCGCCTGGCGGAGCGTGGGTTCAAGCGGATCCTGGTGCTGGAGCGCGGGCGGGAGTGGAATCCCGACAACTACCCGTGGAAGTCAGGCCACTGGACGTACAATCCCGACTGCCCAGAACACGAGAGCGGGTGGCTCGACCTCCGAATCCTGGACGATATGGTGGTGGCCCAGGGAGCCGGCGTGGGCGGAGGGTCGCTGATCTACGCCAACGTCTCCATCGAGGCCAAGCCGGACCTGTTCAATCGGGGGTGGCCGCCCGAGATCACCTACCAGGAGCTCGCGCCCTACTACCGGGCGGCGGGGGCCATGCTGAAGGTGGCGGAGCTGCCGGACAATCAGCTCACCGAGCGCTTCAAGCTCATGCGTGAGGCGGCGCAGAAGATCGGTGCGGGGGAGCGGTTCCGGAAGCTCTCCCTGGCGGTCACCTTCAGCGACACCTGGAATTACGGTCTGGAGGACCGGTTCGACGAGCGGCACTCCGTCACCTGGGCCAACGAGCACGGCAAGACCCAGGGAACCTGCGTGCACCGGGGGTACTGCGACATCGGCTGCCCGGTGCAGGCGAAGAACACGCTGGACCTCAACTATCTCGCTCGGGCCGCGCGGCTCGGCGCCGAGATTCGCGCGCTCCACTTGGCGCGCGCGATCGAGCCGATCGAGCAGGGATACCGGGTACGGTTCGACGTCATCGATCCGGACCGGCACACCCGGACTCCGGGTATGCATACGGCCGACCGCGTCATTCTCGCCGCCGGCTCGCTGGGTTCCACCGAACTGCTCCTCCGCTGCCGGGACCAGTACCGGACCCTGCCGCGACTGAGCCCGTTCCTGGGGAAGAACTGGAGCTCGAACGGCGACTTCCTGACGCCGGCGTTCTATTCGAAGCGCGAGCCGCCGGTCTCGCCCAGCCACGGGCCGACCATCACGGCCGGCATCGATTTTCTCGACGGCCCACCGGGCGCGGCGTTCCTCATCGAGGACGGCGGAATTCCGGACCTGCTCAAGGCCTACCTCGATGGCCGGCTCAACGGCCGTGGCGGGAGCCTGCAGGCCCGCACCTTCCTGCACGGGCTGCGTGAGGCGGCGCTCGAGCGCGATGCCCTCGCCCGGATGATGCCCTGGTTTGCCCAGGGGGTCGACGCGGCCGACGGACGCCTCTACCTCGGTCGCAAGTGGTACGCGCCGTGGCGGCGGGCCCTCAAGCTCAACTGGGACGTCGACCGCTCCGCCACCATGATCCAGGCGATCGTGGCCATGCACCTCCGTCTGAGCCAGGCGACCGGCGGCCATCCCTGGGTGCCGCCGACCTGGACCGTGCTCAAGAACCTGGTGACGCCCCATCCGCTGGGCGGCTGCAACGTCGGCATCACCCAGTCTGACGGTGTGGTCGATCACCGGGGCGCCGTCTTCGGCTATCCTGGTCTGTACGTCGCGGATGGCGCTATCATCCCCGAGGCGGTCGGATTGAATCCCTCCCGCACCATCGCCGCCCTGGCGGAGCGGATTGCGGCGCTCATGAGCTGAGGCCCGAACCTCGGGCGTCGCCTCTCCGCCAGATGGGAGATAGATTGCTGCGCGCAGCACACCGACACCAGAGGGGACCGGCATGAAATTCATGCTCCTGATCTACAACGATCCCACGATGCTCGATTCTCTGCCTGCCGGCCAGGCCGACGCGATGATGCGCGAGTGCCTGGGGCACGCCGATGACCTCCGCCAGCACGGGCGTCTGATCGACTCCCAGATGCTCGAGGACACCGACAGGGCGAAGTCACTCCGCATCCGCCATGGGCGTCCCAGCGTGACCGACGGGCCGTTCAGCGAGGCCAAGGAAGTGCTGGGCGGCTTCAATCTGATCGAGGCGGAAAACATGGATGATGCGGTCCGGATCGCCGCAGAGTTCCCTTGGGCGCGCACCGGGTGTGTGGAGATTCGTCCGGTGCGCGACATCAGCGGGGTCCGGAGACGGGTGGGCGCGTCCAGCCCCGCGGCCTAGGGGTCGCGGGTCACCCTCCGGCCTGACCTGCGGCGTCCGGCGTGAGCAGGCCGCGAAACTCGGGATGCCGCGCGATCCAGGTGCCCACGTACCAGCAGGTCGGTATCACCATCCGGCCTTCCGTTCGCGCATGGGTGAGGGCGGCCTCGACCAGGGCGCCGCCGATGCCCCGCCCCCGGGCCGCTGGCGGCACGTACGTGCTTCGAATGTCCAGCGCGCCCGTTGCCGTGATCCGATAGGTCAGGACCGCGTCGCCCTGGGGCAGTCGCGTCACGAAGCGATGGTGTGCGAGGTTGTGTTCGACGTGCATGGCCGCGCCGCTCCTCTCTGGGCGGAGCCTAGCCGCATAGGCGCCCCAGGGCCAGGAGGGATGCGCGATGCCCCGTTGCCACTGTGAGGCCACGAACCGCCACTTCACTCCCGCGCGGGCTCGGCAGGATCTGGTCACCTACCAGCGCCGCGGCCCGACCGGCACCGCCCGGCTGATCCTGCAGGGCTTGAGGGACGTGAGCCTGGCCGCCGACACCGTGCTCGACGTCGGCGCCGGGATCGGGGTGCTGCACCACGAGCTGCTCGAGCGCGGCGTGCAGCGAGCGGTGCACCTCGAGGTAGCCAGCGCATATCTCGAGGCGGCACAGGAGGAGACCGCGCGCAGGGGTCACCAGCACCGCGTGCACTTTCACCGGGGTGACATCACGAGCCTGGCCCCCGAGCTCGCGTCCGCCGACCTGGTGACCTTGGACCGGGTGCTGTGCTGCTCCCCGGACCTCGAGGCCCTGATCGAAGTCTCGGCCCGGAAGGCGAAACGATATTTTGCGCTGAGCTACCCGCACGACTACTGGTACGTCCGCGGACGCGTCCGGCTGCAGAACGCCCGGCGCCGGTGGACCGGGGATCCATTCCGATTCTTCGTGCACCCGGTGCACCGGATCCGATCGCTCATTCGGGCCGCCGGCTTCCAGGTGCGGCGCGCGCGCTGGAATCTCAACTGGGAAGTCGTGATCTGCACCCGCGACGCGATGTGAGGCCATGCGTCCGGACCACCTACCGTCTATGAACATTCGGCCGTACCGGTCCAGCGATCGTGCCGAGTGGCAGCGGATGCGCCAGGCGCTGTGGCCCGATCAGACCTCGGCGGATATGGATGAGTGGCTCGCGCGGCCGGACGCGGCGGTGCTGGTGGCGGAGAGGCCGGGCGGCGGGCTCGGTGGATTCGCGGAGGTGGGCGAGCGCAGCATCGCGCAGGGCTGCAGCACCAGTCCGGTGGCCTATCTCGAGGGATGGTATGTCGACCCCGACCTGCGGGGCCAGCAGGTTGGTGCCGGCCTGCTGCAGGCGATAGAGGCCTGGGCCCGACGGGCAGGCTACCGAGAGCTCGCGTCCGATACGACGCTGGGGAACGAAGCGTCTCAGCGGGCTCACCAGGCGTTGGGCTTCATCGAAGTAGAGCGTGCGGTGCAGTATCGGAAGCCACTGTGACTCACTCTGACCACTCTCGAGGCGCCGCCTAGACCGATGCTCAAGCCGGGTCCTGTCCGCCCTTTCTTCCGGCTCCTCGGCTGGGTCGTCGGGCCGCTGCTTCTCGCTGCAGGGGCGCTCCTCGTGCTGCTCGACCTGCGTGGCGTGTTTGCCGCCGGATGGCCGCCCTGGTCGCGCCGGATTCATCCCGGCCTCTGGCTCGGGCTGGGCAATCTCGCCCTCGGGTGGATCGTGCTGCGTGGCGCGCGAACCGGATCAGATCCCTACGTCATTCCCGATGAGAGCGATGCCAGCGAGCGAGACCAGAGCCGGAGATAATCCAGTTTGAGACTCGGGATCGATGCCGATGCGGCACCGAGGGACGTGACAGAGCGCCTGACTCCGACAGCGGAGGGTGGTGTGCGTGGCCGTGTCGTTCAGCTCAGCCTCAAGCCTCAGGAAGGCCGGGCCCGCGGAATTCCCAAGCGCGCGGTGCCCACCCTCACCATCACCTCCGCCGGGGTCCAGGGCGACTTCAACCGGTGGCGGACCGACAAGGCGAGCGGTGATCCCGACCAGGCCGTGCTCCTGCTCCGGGAGGAGATCCTGGCCGACCTGCGGGCGGAGGGCTGGCCGGTTCAGCCCGGGGAGCTGGGCGAAAACCTCACGCTGGCCGATCTCCCGCCGGACGCGCTGCATCCGGGAGTCCGGGTGCAGGTGGATGACGTCGTGCTCGAGGTGAGCAAGGCCTGCGATCCCTGCACCGTCCTCTACACGCTTCCCTACGTCGGGCTCGAGCGGGGTCACGCGTTCCTCCGGACGCTCGCCGGTCGGAGAGGGTGGTTTGCCCGGGTCGTGCAAGGCGGGACCATTCGAGCGGGCAGGCCGGTTACGGTGACCGGACCGAGCCGGTGACCTCTGAGGGCCTCGATCGCTGGTGGCAGCTCTGGATGTGACGATGAGCGTGAGCCCCAGCTTCCGAAGCTTCGTGATCGACCAGCTCCAGCGCACCGCGGCCGGCATTCGAGCCCGGAGCATGTTCGGCGGCGTGGGCATCTACGCGGCGGATCTCTTCTTCGCGCTGCTGGACGACGACACCCTCTACTTCAAGGTGGATGAGACCACCCGCGGCGAGTTCGAGGCCCGCGGGATGGGGCCGTTTCGCCCCCTCGGCGAGCAGGGCGAACTCATGCAATACTACCAGGTGCCCGCCGAGGTCCTGGAGGACGCGGAGCAGTTGCGGCCTTGGGTCGCGGCAGCGATCGATGTGGCCCGGCGGGCAAAGCGCCGGCGCCCGCGGCGGCGAGATGTGTGAGGGTGGCGCTTCCCCCGGGGACAGTCGGTCCCTAGGATTCTGATGCCGGTCGGCTGGCCGATCGAAACCGCGGCTGGGTGGTGGGCCGGCATCCCTGGCAGTGGGAGACTCCCCAATGCAGCTCATTCTTTCTCCTGACGAGACGATCATCCTGCGGGATCTCTTGAGCGCCTACCTTCCGGGGCTGCGACGAGAGGTGGCGCGCACCGAGCAGCACGAGCTTCGGCATCTGCTGGTCCAGCGGCTGGAGCTGGCGGAACGGCTCCTCGACCAGCTGGCCACGCCAGCGGTCTAACGGCTGACGATGGCCGACGCACCTCCCGCGTTCGTTCCTCCCGCCAGGGTAGGGCAGATTGCTATCCCGGTCACCGACCTCGAGCGGGCCGTGCGCTTCTATGGCGACACGCTCGGTCTTCGCCTGATGTTCCGCGCGCCCCCGGGCCTGGCGTTCTTCGACTGCGGCGGTGTGCGGCTGATGCTCACCGGCGTAACCGGGGACGGGTCTCCGGCCGCCGCCGGGATCATCTACTACCTGGTGACCGATCTGGTGGCAGCGTACGAAGCGCTGAGTGACAAGGGCGTGCGGTTCCTGGATGCGCCGCACTGCGTGGCCCGGCTGCCGGACCATGAGCTGTGGATGGCATTTTGCCGGGACTCGGAGGAGAATCTCCTCGCGCTGATGAGCGAGGTGCGGCCGGGGCCTGCTGACCGCGCTCCCGCGTCTCGTCTGCCGCTGGAGCTGCTCGAGGAGACCCTTGCGGTCTGCCGTCTGCCAGTCGACGCGGCGCTGCCCGACTGGGCGGACGGAGCCAGTCGATTTCTGACCGTCAGCCGCACCGGGGAGGAGCTGTCGATCACCGCTATCCAGTCGATCGTCCCTGCGGGTGTCCGGTGCGAGCGTGACTACCGAGCCCTGCGGGTGAAGAGCCCGCTGCCACTGGACCTGATTGGGGTGTTGGCTGCCATCGCCGATCCCTTGGCTGCGGCAGGACTGAGCATCTTCGCCATTTCGACCTTCGACACGGACTATGTCCTGGTAAAGGCTCGCGATCTGGAGCCGGCGCTCGCGGCCCTCGAGCGCGCCGGACACCAGGTCAGCCGGCAGGCAGTCGGGTCGCCGTGACCCCTCGGCGGATCGTGCTGCGGCGAATTCTTTTCTTGGAGTCCGCCGCGTTTCTGCTGATCGTCGCCATCATCTGGCTGGACG
It includes:
- a CDS encoding class I SAM-dependent methyltransferase; translation: MPRCHCEATNRHFTPARARQDLVTYQRRGPTGTARLILQGLRDVSLAADTVLDVGAGIGVLHHELLERGVQRAVHLEVASAYLEAAQEETARRGHQHRVHFHRGDITSLAPELASADLVTLDRVLCCSPDLEALIEVSARKAKRYFALSYPHDYWYVRGRVRLQNARRRWTGDPFRFFVHPVHRIRSLIRAAGFQVRRARWNLNWEVVICTRDAM
- a CDS encoding MOSC domain-containing protein, translated to MRGRVVQLSLKPQEGRARGIPKRAVPTLTITSAGVQGDFNRWRTDKASGDPDQAVLLLREEILADLRAEGWPVQPGELGENLTLADLPPDALHPGVRVQVDDVVLEVSKACDPCTVLYTLPYVGLERGHAFLRTLAGRRGWFARVVQGGTIRAGRPVTVTGPSR
- a CDS encoding YciI family protein, which gives rise to MKFMLLIYNDPTMLDSLPAGQADAMMRECLGHADDLRQHGRLIDSQMLEDTDRAKSLRIRHGRPSVTDGPFSEAKEVLGGFNLIEAENMDDAVRIAAEFPWARTGCVEIRPVRDISGVRRRVGASSPAA
- a CDS encoding GNAT family N-acetyltransferase, translating into MHVEHNLAHHRFVTRLPQGDAVLTYRITATGALDIRSTYVPPAARGRGIGGALVEAALTHARTEGRMVIPTCWYVGTWIARHPEFRGLLTPDAAGQAGG
- a CDS encoding patatin-like phospholipase family protein, translated to MTRLAGSPPAEYSGPKRSLILAGGGMRVAYQAGVLRALLEEGLCFHHADGTSGGTINLAMLFSGLSPEEMCDRWRTLQVKDFVSFLPLREYLKGFDVQAMGDADGIIRKVFPHLGIDPGRINAANGMAGTFNVCNYTRKTNEAIPHDQVDLDLLVAGISLPIFMPAVARRGSLYVDSVWIKDANLMEAVRRGADELWLVWCIGNTPHYRDGPFYQYVHMIEISANGALFEEFDRIREINRRIAAGEHVDGRTRPIMLHVIRPEFPLPLDPDFYLGRIDAATLIEMGYQDACRYLATRAPTGVAFEPGVTAMKPSAVGITFRETMEGPFALGAGTAEEGARQGEAVKPKTMLTLHATITIEDLDAFIADSRHGGRLTGSVSFPPMGDRIPARTGVFRLFSPAEDPRMRYMVYEMGFTHQGTDYYLAGKKRVKDDPGPDLWADTTTLFTLLHRGRDDQGPVVGAGILRLSIPDLMRLVPTMHATGAESLTQSAAALARFGKFFLGQLWERYGSLAPPR
- a CDS encoding ACT domain-containing protein, whose amino-acid sequence is MADAPPAFVPPARVGQIAIPVTDLERAVRFYGDTLGLRLMFRAPPGLAFFDCGGVRLMLTGVTGDGSPAAAGIIYYLVTDLVAAYEALSDKGVRFLDAPHCVARLPDHELWMAFCRDSEENLLALMSEVRPGPADRAPASRLPLELLEETLAVCRLPVDAALPDWADGASRFLTVSRTGEELSITAIQSIVPAGVRCERDYRALRVKSPLPLDLIGVLAAIADPLAAAGLSIFAISTFDTDYVLVKARDLEPALAALERAGHQVSRQAVGSP
- a CDS encoding TfoX/Sxy family protein — its product is MAALDVTMSVSPSFRSFVIDQLQRTAAGIRARSMFGGVGIYAADLFFALLDDDTLYFKVDETTRGEFEARGMGPFRPLGEQGELMQYYQVPAEVLEDAEQLRPWVAAAIDVARRAKRRRPRRRDV
- a CDS encoding GNAT family N-acetyltransferase; translation: MRPDHLPSMNIRPYRSSDRAEWQRMRQALWPDQTSADMDEWLARPDAAVLVAERPGGGLGGFAEVGERSIAQGCSTSPVAYLEGWYVDPDLRGQQVGAGLLQAIEAWARRAGYRELASDTTLGNEASQRAHQALGFIEVERAVQYRKPL
- a CDS encoding FAD-dependent oxidoreductase gives rise to the protein MANQFDVIIIGSGFGGAVTACRLAERGFKRILVLERGREWNPDNYPWKSGHWTYNPDCPEHESGWLDLRILDDMVVAQGAGVGGGSLIYANVSIEAKPDLFNRGWPPEITYQELAPYYRAAGAMLKVAELPDNQLTERFKLMREAAQKIGAGERFRKLSLAVTFSDTWNYGLEDRFDERHSVTWANEHGKTQGTCVHRGYCDIGCPVQAKNTLDLNYLARAARLGAEIRALHLARAIEPIEQGYRVRFDVIDPDRHTRTPGMHTADRVILAAGSLGSTELLLRCRDQYRTLPRLSPFLGKNWSSNGDFLTPAFYSKREPPVSPSHGPTITAGIDFLDGPPGAAFLIEDGGIPDLLKAYLDGRLNGRGGSLQARTFLHGLREAALERDALARMMPWFAQGVDAADGRLYLGRKWYAPWRRALKLNWDVDRSATMIQAIVAMHLRLSQATGGHPWVPPTWTVLKNLVTPHPLGGCNVGITQSDGVVDHRGAVFGYPGLYVADGAIIPEAVGLNPSRTIAALAERIAALMS